CAGTTGCCACCGCTGTGATTGGCGAGCCTCCAAAGCGCCCCGCCGTAGGGCTCGCAATTATTGGCCGGGTTCAGGAACCACTCCGACTTGTCGGTGATGAACGGCACGCTGATCAGGACATCATCTTCCCGCTCCAGAAAATTGAAAAGCAGATGATTGATCGAGCGGAGGCTTTGGGCGGAGCGAAGGTCGCTGTAGGTGTCGCCGTAGCCCTGCTCAATCCCGCCGTACTCGGTGAGAGCATGCGGTTTGACGACGCCCCACTTCGCGTAGCTGTAGGTTTCGACCAGATCGAGAATGGCCTCCGAATTGCTCCCTGACCGGCGATTGTTCTGGCCCGTGACGTTCACACCGTCGTAAAGGTGCACCGAAAAAGCGTCCATATGGTCGCCGGCGACATCCATGAACATCTTCATCCGGGTGTCCCAGTGGCCAAAGTCCCAGAGCTCCATCGAAGGCCACGCGCTGGCGTACCCCACGACGTTCATGTTGGCCAAAGCGGGCGTGTTATCGACGGCTTCACCAATGGCGGCGTATAGCTCGGCCATCTTCTGACGCATCGCTGCTGTGCTGGGAGCATCGGAGAACTCAGAATCCCCGGCGTGCACAAACGGCTCGTTCATGGGCTCGTAGAACTCGGGGACGTCGTTGACGACGGTTGTGTAGTAGGTCGTCACCCAATCGGCAGCGGCTTGCACGTCGGTGTCCCAACGGAGGGCATCCCGTGGGTGACCAGTGTCTACCATTCGATAAACCGGTCGCACTGACTGATCCGAGGAAGGTGTGACGTTAGGATAAACGCCGACTTGCCCTGTTTGGTTTCTTGCATAGGGAAGGGGGCCCCAGAAACGACGCCCGAACTCGACATCGTATTCGTTTCGGAAGGCGGTGATTTGGGAATCAGAGCCTGCGCCAGAATGAAACGTGAAATACTTGTCGCGATCTAACTCCGAGACATCGCCCAGGAAACGCTGTGTTTCCAGATCGACGGAGACGGTCACCGGTTCGGCCGGTTCCGTTTCATCGATCGTGATCGAAAAGTCGAAGCTTACGCCATCTTGTCCCTTAGCAGAGCCAGCACCAGGTCCGTCTGGTCCGAGGCCGACGTAGATCGTATCTCCCGCGGTAAGGTTGCCCAACACGGTATCGAAACTTCCTGAGCTCGCTGGAGCGAGGCTCAACAACTGGGACACGGGTTCGCCATTAACATGGACTGAGACTTCGACGCCATCGCCGTACATGCCATTACGGGTAACCAGACTGTCGGTGATTTCGTAGTGCCCAGCCTCGGTTACGGTGTACGCGGCGATCGCGTAGCGATCAATTCCTCCCGAATCCGCTTCGTCCACGCCGGAGCCCGAGTGAGCGAAGGTTTCGCCCAAGTAGGGGAACTCAGTCGTCGCAGAAGGCCGGTAACGCCAAGCCTCGTGCGTCATCGCGGCGTAATTGGTTGGTGTGCCGAATTCGCCGCTGGCATTCCACAGATATTGCCAGTTGCCCGACGGGCTGGGGGCCGAATAGTCGTTGACGTAATCCGCGACGACAACGGCCAGCAAGTTGCGTGGTTCAAGTTGCTCGAATCCGTAGTGATTTTGCCGAGTTGAACGACGCTGTAGACGTCGACCAAGGTCTGTAAGTTGTGGCTTCATCCTGTTCCGTTAATTCAAATGAGAAAACCAAGGAAAAGACACGCTGAGGTGTGCATTCTCACTAGAATAATGTCTCCGGTGTTGAATAGGTGCCTTTCTCTTTGAATGACCTTATTGCCTAATTCACCGTGTTTCTCCTCGTCACTTGCGGTAATTTGTAGACAAAAAGAGGCAGGCCCGAAGCTAGGTCCGCTGCGAATCGATGATCGAAAGGTTTGCGAATTGTGACTTGGCGGTTCCAAGATATGGTGCCGCGAAACGAAACACGCTTTCATTCGCTACTCTTCAAGGAGATCTCCATTGGACGCTATTCGCATTAGCGACGTCACCAAGACCTACGGGGAACACACCGCGGTTTCGGATCTTTCGCTGACCGTGCCGCGGGGATCGCTGTACGGATTCATTGGACCCAACGGATCGGGTAAGACGACGACAATCCGGATGATCTTGAGAATCATCCAGCCGGATTGCGGATCACATTAGCACTCTAACTCTCGCGCTTCCGACGAATCCACCAGCACACGGGCAGTAGGGCACTGATTACCAGGCTCATGCCCCCGGGCTCGGGCACGGCGGCGAGTGGCGTTCCGCCGGGGCCGGTGGGGTGGACTTCTAGGGTGCCGTATTGGCCTGCAAAGACTCCCAGGTCCGCGGCGTCGGTGGTTTCGTCGCCGTTGGCGTCCCCCTCGCCCCGTTGCCACGCGAGGAAATCCTCACCATCGACGGCTCCGTCGAGATCGAAGTCCGCATCCTCGAAGTTTGCGGGGGCGGTGCTGGGATCAACGATGAGGACGCCAGCGTTGATCAGGTCTTCGACCGTGCCACTGAGCGTAGTATCGAGCAGTACCACGAGGCCTGTGAAATCCCCGCCCACATCGCCATCTTGGTTCACGAAGAGCCCGGGGTGAGTTGAGTTGTCTCCTGAGTCGGTGAACGTTCCGATCGAGACAAAATCGTTGATGTCATCGGTCGCCGGATCATACCCTTGAAGAATGCGTGAGAGGTCGAGCGTGTCAGCGTGTGTGCCGCTGGTCGTGAAATCGTTGACTAATTCTTCGAATTCGTCGAAGTGCGTGAAGACGATCGAGTTACTTCCATCGCCTGCATGAATCTCATCACGGCCTAAGCCAACATACAAGATGTTATTACCAACGCCGCCAGAGAGAACGTCATCCCCCGAGTTGCCAGCAAGCTCATCATCGCCTTCATCACCAGAGAGAAAATCGTTACCGGCATTCGCCCAAATGATGTCGTTCCCGTCGCCACCCAGAACGAAGATTAGGCCGTAGGTGAGGGAGTTGGAAGTCAGGTCGACCAGATCGTCACCCTCGCCCGCGTCGATAACTTCTGTCTGCCGCAGGCGCGCCGTGCTGGGGTCTTCGGCGAAGGGGCTTTGGAGATCATGGAG
The genomic region above belongs to Lacipirellulaceae bacterium and contains:
- a CDS encoding ATP-binding cassette domain-containing protein, which encodes MDAIRISDVTKTYGEHTAVSDLSLTVPRGSLYGFIGPNGSGKTTTIRMILRIIQPDCGSH